Part of the Halomarina litorea genome is shown below.
GTCGACGGTTCGCTGGTACCCGCCGAGGAGGCCACCGTGAGCGTCCGCGACCGGGGCTTTCGCTACGGCGACGCCGCCTTCGAGACCCTGCGGGCGTACGGCGGCGAGGTGTTCGCGTGGGACGCCCACTTCGCGCGCCTCGAACACACTTGTGAGGTACTGGGGATGCCCGACGCGGTGCCCGACGACCTCGCCCTGCGGGTGGCGGAGACGCTGGACGCGAACGACCTCCGGGACGCCTACGTCCGCGTCTCGGTCACGCGTGGCGTCCAGCCGGGGAAACTCACCCCCCGAGAAGACGTGGACCCGACGATGGTGGTGGTCGTGAAGGACCTCCCGCGGGGCGGGCGGTCGGGGACTCCAGTGTGGGACGGTCCCGCGACGGTCCAGTCCGTGAAGACCCGCCGGATACCGTCGAACGCGGTCCCCGCCGACGTCAAGACGCACAACTACCTCAATGGGATTCTCGCCCGCCTCGAACTCCGGCGGGCGTCGAGCGAGGCCTACCGCCCGGACGAGGCGCTCATGCGCGACGCGGAGGGGTACGTCGCCGAGGGCGCGACGAGCAACCTCTTCTTCGTCGACGACGGGACGCTGAAGACGCCCGCCGCGGACGACCTGCTCCCGGGTATCACCCGCCGGACGGTCCTCGACCTCGCCGAGGGGGAGTCGTTCCCCGTCGAGACGGGCCGGTACACGCTGGACGACGTGCGCGGGGCCGACGAGGCGTTCCTCACCAACTCGACGTGGGAACTCCGCCCCGTGGGGACAATCGACGGCATCGACGTGGGCGACGGGCCCGTCACCCGACTGCTGACGCGCCTCTACGACGACCGCGTCGAGGCGACCTGCTACGCCTGATCCTCCTCAGACCGGGTGGGCGTCCTCTCGCTCCACCCCGTCGAACTGGAGGACGTAGTCCGCGCCGAACGCCCCCGCGGGGGTGTGGTAGCCCGGTTCCACCTCGCCAGCGAGGACGCGCCGGGCCGACTCGACGGCCGTCTCGACGGTGAGCGCGTAGCCGTTGGGCGTCCGCAGGCGGGCCTCGTCGGTCGCCTCGCCGTCGGTCACCTCGCCCCAGAGGAGGCCGCGGCCGCCCTCGCGTTCGTCCGCGTCGGGGCCGTCGACGGCGGTGTCGACCATCGACTCGAGGAACCGCTTGACCGCGGGCGTGAACACCCACGCCGACCCCTGAGTCATCTGGAGCCACTTCGGAACGGTTGGCGGCACCGCGGCGTAGAACTCGACGTTCCCGATTCCCGTCGTCCGGTAGGCCGTCGACACGTCGCCCCACGGGATGGCCGTCGCCGTGCGCTCGCCCTCGCCGAAGTCGACGGTCCTCGTCCGGGAGCCGAGCGGAATTCGCGTGATTCTCCCGTTCTCGCGCACCGCGCTCTGCTCCCCGAGACCCTGCACCATCGTCTTGAGCGTCCCCGCCGAGGGTCGTCCGAGCGAGTCGAACCCGAGCGCGAGGTGCGTCGCGCCCGGCAGCGCCTCGGCGAGGTGGGCCGCGAGACAGTCCGAGGGGACCACGTCGAAGCCGACGCCGGGGAGGAGGACCGCGCCCGCCTCCGTCGCCTCGGCGTCGCGCGCGGCGATGGCCTGAAACACCTCGATTTCGCCCGTGATGTCGAGGTAGTGGGTGCCCGTATCGATGCAGGCGTCCACCAGCGGTTCGTGAGTGCGGTGGAACGGCCCGGCGCAGTTCAACACGGCGTCCGCGTCCGCGACGTGGTCCCGGACCACCTCCGGGTGGTCGAGCGTGAACGCCCGCGAGGGCAGGTCGTGGGCCGCCGCCTGCGGTTCCAGTTCCTCGGGCGAGCGCCCCGCGAGGACGCACTCGACGCCAGCCTCGACGGCGCGTTCGACGACGAGCCGTCCCGTGTAGCCGTACGACCCGTAGACGAGCAGGGTCGAACCGTCGGTCGTTCCCATACCCACCCGTTGGGGCGCCGGGGCCGTAACATGGCCGGCCGACGATGCCACGCGCTCCGCCCCACCCCCGCGTTACGTTCATCTCCCGAGCGCCCCTCTGTCATCCGTTGTGCGACACATCGCCACGAGCCTCGACATCGACGCGCCCATCGACGCCGTCTGGGCGGTCCTCACCGACCTCGACGCGTACTCCGAGTGGAACCCCCACGTCACACGGGCCACCGGGAGGCTCCGCGAGGGCGAGGCGGTGACCGTCACCGTCGTCCCGGCCGGGCGTCGTCCCCGGACGATGACCGCGACGGTGACGGCGCTCGAACCGCTGCGACGCCTCCAGTGGGTCGCGACGGCGGGGTCGCGTCTGCTGTTCGAGGGACGTCACACGTTCACCCTCGAGTCCCTCGCCGGCGACCGGACCCGGTTCCGGAACCGCGAGGACCTCTCGGGACTGCTGGTCCCGCTGGCCGTCAGGCCGGACGCCCACCGCGACTACGAGACGATGAACGAGGCGCTGGCGGCCCGCGTGGCGGCGCTCGCGGGTGCGACGGTCGCCGGGGCGACGGCCCGGGAGACGGCGGAGCGGACCGCGGACGGGGCCGGGGACCGCGAGACGGCGGTGTGACGCGCGGCGACGCCTCCGGCAACCAGAACGCTTGAACCGGCCCCCGACGAACCTCGGGTATGGACGAGGACCGACGCATCGCCGCGGTAGAGGAGGTTCCCGAGGACGGGACACTGTTGTTCACCATCCGCGACGGCTTCGACCGCGAGGAGGCCATCCTCGTCAGACTCGCCGACGGGGTCGCCGCGTGGAAGAACTACTGCCAGCACTGGACGGACGTGCGCCTCGACAAGGGGAGCGGGGCCGCGGTGCGCGAGGGGGACATCCTCTGTCAGAAACACGGCGCGACCTTCCAGAAGGACTCGGGCTACTGCGACTTCGGCCCCTGCGAGGGGTCGTATCTCGACGAGGTTGCCATCGTCGTCGAAGACGGCGTCGTCTACCTCGCGGAGGAGGACTACGAGTTCGACGGCCTCGGCCCGTCGGGCGACCACGACCTCTCCTCGCGGGGACGCATCGACTTCACCGGGACGTAGTCGGACCCCGGGCGTCGTCGTGGGCCCGTCGCCCCCGGGCCACCCGGACAGGGCAAGGGGGTGGGCTACTCGATGACGAATCGCGGTTCCTCGATGCCCTCGCTCTTGCACTCGGGGCAGCGCGAGGGGCGGTTGATGAGGTCACGGAAGTCCGTGAACCCGCAGTCCCGACACTCCGGCGGCGCGACCAGCAGTTCCTCGTCGGTCGGGTCGAGCGACTGGGCGATGTGTTCGACGTGCGAGAGCGCCGTCGTCGACCGGATGCCGAACTCGTTGGCGAGACTCCCGGCCGCCGCCGGACGGCGACGGAGGTAGTCGGCGATACGCTGGCGCGTCGTCTCCTCGGCGCGCATGGTTCGGATTGGTCGGCCCCCGACAAACAGTTGTCGGGCAACTGAAGGGGAAATGCCTATACTGGCGGACCGGGACTTGCGACCATATGCACGCAGTCGTTCTGGCCGGTGGGTACGCGACGCGACTGTGGCCCATCACGCGCCATCGCCCGAAGATGCTCCTTCCCGTGGGCGAGACGACGGTCATCGACTCGATTCTCTCGGAACTCGAAGCGGACGACCGGATCGAGCACGTCTACCTGAGCACCAACGAGCGCTTCGCGGCCAGTTTCGAGGACCACCTCGCGGAGCAGGGCTACGAGAAGGCCAGCCTCTCCATCGAGGACACCACCGCCGAGAGCGAGAAGTTCGGCGTCGTCGGCGCGCTCGCCCAGCTCGTCGAGCGCGAGGAGGTCGACGACGACCTCCTCGTCGTCGCCGGCGACAACCTCATCGGCTTCGACATGAGCGACTTCCTCGACTTCTACGAGGAGCGGGGCACCTCGACCATCGCCGCCTACGACGTCGGCTCGCGCGAGAAGGCGACGTCCTACGGCCTCGTCACCCTCGACGGCGACCGAGTCGTCGACTTCCAGGAGAAGCCCGACGACCCCGACAGCACGCTCGTCTCCATCTGCTGTTACGCCTTCCCCGCCGACTCGGTGCGGTTCCGGGAGTACCTCTCGGGCGACAACAACCCCGACGAACCCGGCTGGTTCATCGAGTGGCTCCAGCGCGAGGAGGCCGTCGACGCCTTCTGCTTCGAGGAGCCGTGGTTCGACATCGGCACGCCCGAGGCCTACCTCGAGGCCGTCGCGTGGGCGCTCGACGGCGAGAACCGCGTCGCGGACAGCGCGGTGCTCGAAGACTGCACGCTCGGCGACAACGTCCACGTGATGGCCGGCGCCGACCTCCGGAAGGTCTCGCTCACCGACTCGGTGGTCTTTCCCGACGCACACCTCGAGGACGCCGACATCGCCGACTCCATCGTCGACGAACACGCCGACATTCGCGGCAAGGACCTGCAGTGCTCGCTGGTGGGGTCGTACTCGCGGATCTGCTGAGCCACCTTTTATCCACGCGCCGGGGTCGCGAAGCGACCCCGGCAGTGTAAAAGCTGGAGCATCGCCGGACTGCACCGCAGTCCGGCTAGCAGTCAGAGCGCGCGGCGCTCTGACGGCATCACCAGAACGGCTCCGCCGTTCTGGTTAGCAGCCAGAAATCCCCGATTTCTGGCGACAAAAGGATTCCCTCACCCGTTCGAGCCTTCGGCTCTCACGGGTTCGGTCACCCCGCTCGCTCCGGGAGACTCGCGTCGCTCGTCTCCCGTGCTCCCGTTCGCTTCGTCGCCGGCGCTCGCGCCGGCTTCCGGCGGGACCTTCGGTCCCGCCCAGCTCACGGGAACTTCACTCGCTCGCGGTACAGTGCCCCGACAGCCCCGCGCCAGACCGGACTAGTTTTTCGTCGGGCGGAATTTCGTCTACCGCGCGTCGGTCGGTCCGGTCGTCTGCTCTGGTACACCACTCCGGCCCCGTCCGAGTCCGCCGAACACGCCAGCGACCGTCAGGAGCGTCTCCCCGAGTATCGCCGGTCGGTTCGGTCGAACCCAGTTCGGGTAGTGCTCTCCGGTGCGTGTCTCCCCGAACCAGAGCGTGTGGTCGGGTCCCGCTAGTTCTGCCCCCTCCCGTTTCCGGGATTGCCGTTCCCCGGGTTGTCCTCCTGTCCCGGCGGACCGTCGCCGCCGGATCCACGCCCCGGGTTCTGCCACGCATCCACCGCCTGGACGGGGACGGTCGCCCGGACCGCCGAGTTCGTCGCTCCCCTGACGAACTCGGCGAGCGGTGTCTCCGGGGGGTTCTCCGCTATCTCGACCAGTCGGCCGTCGATGCCGATGCCGTACGTCCCGCTGTTGCCCTCGACGAACACGAACGACTGGTTGGCGCGGGTCTGCACCGATATCCGCTGTCCGATGCGGTCGCCGGCGAGTTCGCTCGGTATCTGGAGGTCGGGGTCGAGCAAGTCGCGAACCTGCCCGGGCGGGGTGTCGAAGAAGACGTACACCGCACCCCCGTCTGGCGCGCCGAGGTCGCTGTCGGGGACGCCGACGATGGTGTCCGGTTGCGGCCCGCCCGTGACATTCGCCACGCGGACGACGTAACCGGGCCGGAAGACGAGCGGCGAGTCCTCGGGACTGCCACCGCCGCCGCCACCGCCGCCAGGTCGGCCTCGCGCCCTGTCGGGGAGTGGCTGGACCGGTTCGTCGAAGTCGTCGGGTTCCTCGCGGACGCGGAAGATACCCCAGAGACCGCCCTCCAGTCGCCGGACCTGCTTGGTCTCCTGGTAGACGTAGTCGCCGACGGAGTTCGTCGTGTTGCCCGCGCCCCCGACGAGGTCGTACGCGGCCGCCTTCCCGACGCTCAACTGACTGTTGACCCCGGTGTCGGCGGAGACGGCGACACCCTGATACCG
Proteins encoded:
- a CDS encoding aminotransferase class IV, encoding MQYHVDGSLVPAEEATVSVRDRGFRYGDAAFETLRAYGGEVFAWDAHFARLEHTCEVLGMPDAVPDDLALRVAETLDANDLRDAYVRVSVTRGVQPGKLTPREDVDPTMVVVVKDLPRGGRSGTPVWDGPATVQSVKTRRIPSNAVPADVKTHNYLNGILARLELRRASSEAYRPDEALMRDAEGYVAEGATSNLFFVDDGTLKTPAADDLLPGITRRTVLDLAEGESFPVETGRYTLDDVRGADEAFLTNSTWELRPVGTIDGIDVGDGPVTRLLTRLYDDRVEATCYA
- a CDS encoding saccharopine dehydrogenase family protein, giving the protein MGTTDGSTLLVYGSYGYTGRLVVERAVEAGVECVLAGRSPEELEPQAAAHDLPSRAFTLDHPEVVRDHVADADAVLNCAGPFHRTHEPLVDACIDTGTHYLDITGEIEVFQAIAARDAEATEAGAVLLPGVGFDVVPSDCLAAHLAEALPGATHLALGFDSLGRPSAGTLKTMVQGLGEQSAVRENGRITRIPLGSRTRTVDFGEGERTATAIPWGDVSTAYRTTGIGNVEFYAAVPPTVPKWLQMTQGSAWVFTPAVKRFLESMVDTAVDGPDADEREGGRGLLWGEVTDGEATDEARLRTPNGYALTVETAVESARRVLAGEVEPGYHTPAGAFGADYVLQFDGVEREDAHPV
- a CDS encoding SRPBCC domain-containing protein, producing MRHIATSLDIDAPIDAVWAVLTDLDAYSEWNPHVTRATGRLREGEAVTVTVVPAGRRPRTMTATVTALEPLRRLQWVATAGSRLLFEGRHTFTLESLAGDRTRFRNREDLSGLLVPLAVRPDAHRDYETMNEALAARVAALAGATVAGATARETAERTADGAGDRETAV
- a CDS encoding Rieske (2Fe-2S) protein — protein: MDEDRRIAAVEEVPEDGTLLFTIRDGFDREEAILVRLADGVAAWKNYCQHWTDVRLDKGSGAAVREGDILCQKHGATFQKDSGYCDFGPCEGSYLDEVAIVVEDGVVYLAEEDYEFDGLGPSGDHDLSSRGRIDFTGT
- a CDS encoding transcriptional regulator, which codes for MRAEETTRQRIADYLRRRPAAAGSLANEFGIRSTTALSHVEHIAQSLDPTDEELLVAPPECRDCGFTDFRDLINRPSRCPECKSEGIEEPRFVIE
- a CDS encoding nucleotidyltransferase family protein encodes the protein MHAVVLAGGYATRLWPITRHRPKMLLPVGETTVIDSILSELEADDRIEHVYLSTNERFAASFEDHLAEQGYEKASLSIEDTTAESEKFGVVGALAQLVEREEVDDDLLVVAGDNLIGFDMSDFLDFYEERGTSTIAAYDVGSREKATSYGLVTLDGDRVVDFQEKPDDPDSTLVSICCYAFPADSVRFREYLSGDNNPDEPGWFIEWLQREEAVDAFCFEEPWFDIGTPEAYLEAVAWALDGENRVADSAVLEDCTLGDNVHVMAGADLRKVSLTDSVVFPDAHLEDADIADSIVDEHADIRGKDLQCSLVGSYSRIC